The Streptomyces sp. NBC_00691 genome has a segment encoding these proteins:
- the glgP gene encoding alpha-glucan family phosphorylase, which translates to MKAIRRFTVRPVLPDTLRPLADLAHNLRWSWHEPTRALFESLEPPGTSTPSGGTDPVRILGALEAPRLAALAADQDFLTRLRTAAEDLDTYLHAPRWYQRAAGRTGDAPAALAYFSPEFGVTAALPQYSGGLGILAGDHLKSASDLGVPLIGVGLLYRHGYFRQSLGRDGWQQEQYPVLDPGELPVTLLREADGAPALITLALPGGRSLHAHLWIARVGRVPLLMLDSDVEENAPGERSVTDRLYGGGSEHRLLQEMLLGIGGVRAVRTYTRLTGTPAPEVFHTNEGHAGFLGLERIRELQGEGLDFDSALETVRAGTVFTTHTPVPAGIDRFDRTLVARHLGGDGALPGVDTGKVLALGDETPLGGEPGVFNMAAMGLRLAQRANGVSTLHGAVSRAMFAGLWPGFDADDVPITSITNGVHAPTWVAPEVGRLGPDPADRELWELRRTLRERLVADVRERLRASWRQRGAAAAELGWTDSVLDPDVLTIGFARRVPSYKRLTLMLRDKDRLRALLLHPERPVQLVVAGKAHPADDGGKRLVQELVRFADDPRVRHRIVFLPDYGMAMARGLYPGCDVWLNNPLRPLEACGTSGMKAALNGCLNLSVLDGWWDEWFEPDFGWSIPTADGAAAADEDRRDDLEAAALYELIERRVAPRFYDRGPDGVPAGWTAMVRRTLTDLGPKVLADRMVREYVERLYVPAAAARRALTPDRARELAAWKARVREAWPKVTVDHVEVGDDLADDLADAELGATPVVRVRVALGALAPDDVEVQAVTGRVDADDTLTDTRTVPLKPAGGPDLEGRQPYAGTLALDRTGSFGCTVRVRPSHPLLAHPAELGLVAVPEETTGEGAGVLLR; encoded by the coding sequence GTGAAGGCAATCCGTCGATTCACCGTGCGTCCCGTCCTCCCCGACACCCTTCGACCCCTCGCCGACCTCGCGCACAACCTGCGCTGGTCCTGGCACGAACCCACCCGCGCCCTCTTCGAGTCCCTCGAACCCCCCGGCACGTCGACCCCGTCCGGCGGCACCGACCCCGTCCGGATCCTCGGCGCCCTCGAAGCCCCGCGGCTCGCCGCGCTCGCCGCCGACCAGGACTTCCTGACCCGGCTCCGGACCGCCGCCGAGGACCTCGACACCTATCTCCACGCCCCCCGCTGGTACCAGCGGGCCGCCGGGCGAACAGGCGACGCGCCCGCCGCCCTCGCCTACTTCTCGCCCGAGTTCGGCGTCACCGCCGCCCTGCCCCAGTACTCCGGCGGCCTCGGCATCCTCGCCGGCGACCACCTCAAGTCCGCCAGCGACCTGGGCGTCCCGCTCATCGGCGTCGGCCTGCTCTACCGGCACGGCTACTTCCGCCAGTCCCTCGGCCGGGACGGCTGGCAGCAGGAGCAGTACCCCGTCCTCGACCCCGGCGAACTGCCCGTCACCCTGCTCCGCGAGGCCGACGGCGCCCCCGCCCTGATCACCCTCGCCCTCCCCGGCGGGCGCAGTCTCCACGCCCACCTCTGGATCGCGCGGGTCGGCCGCGTCCCGCTCCTCATGCTCGACTCCGACGTCGAGGAGAACGCCCCCGGCGAACGGAGCGTCACCGACCGGCTGTACGGCGGCGGCAGCGAGCACCGGCTCCTCCAGGAGATGCTGCTCGGCATCGGCGGCGTCCGGGCCGTCCGTACGTACACGCGGCTCACCGGCACCCCCGCGCCCGAGGTCTTCCACACCAACGAGGGCCACGCAGGCTTCCTCGGCCTCGAACGCATCCGCGAACTCCAGGGCGAGGGACTCGACTTCGACAGCGCCCTGGAGACCGTGCGCGCCGGGACCGTGTTCACCACCCACACCCCCGTCCCGGCCGGCATCGACCGCTTCGACCGCACCCTGGTCGCCCGCCACCTCGGCGGGGACGGCGCGCTCCCCGGCGTCGACACCGGCAAGGTCCTCGCCCTCGGCGACGAGACCCCGCTGGGCGGCGAGCCCGGCGTCTTCAACATGGCGGCCATGGGGCTGCGCCTCGCCCAGCGCGCCAACGGCGTCTCCACCCTCCACGGGGCCGTCAGCCGGGCCATGTTCGCCGGGCTCTGGCCGGGCTTCGACGCCGACGATGTGCCGATCACCTCCATCACCAACGGCGTCCACGCCCCCACCTGGGTCGCCCCCGAGGTCGGCCGGCTCGGTCCCGACCCCGCCGACCGCGAACTGTGGGAACTCCGCCGCACCCTGCGCGAACGTCTCGTGGCCGACGTACGGGAGAGGCTGCGGGCGTCATGGCGGCAGCGCGGAGCGGCGGCCGCCGAACTCGGCTGGACCGACTCCGTCCTCGACCCCGACGTCCTCACCATCGGCTTCGCCCGCCGGGTCCCCTCGTACAAGCGGCTGACCCTCATGCTGCGGGACAAGGACCGGCTGCGGGCCCTGCTGCTGCACCCCGAGCGGCCGGTGCAGCTGGTCGTCGCGGGCAAGGCCCACCCCGCCGACGACGGCGGGAAGCGGCTCGTGCAGGAACTCGTCCGGTTCGCCGACGACCCCCGGGTCCGGCACCGGATCGTCTTCCTGCCCGACTACGGCATGGCGATGGCCCGCGGCCTCTACCCGGGCTGCGACGTCTGGCTCAACAACCCCCTCCGCCCCCTGGAGGCCTGCGGCACCAGCGGCATGAAGGCCGCGCTCAACGGCTGCCTCAACCTCTCCGTCCTCGACGGCTGGTGGGACGAGTGGTTCGAGCCGGACTTCGGCTGGTCCATCCCCACCGCCGACGGAGCCGCCGCCGCGGACGAGGACCGCCGCGACGACCTGGAGGCCGCCGCCCTCTACGAGCTGATCGAACGCCGGGTCGCCCCCCGCTTCTACGACCGGGGCCCCGACGGCGTCCCGGCCGGCTGGACGGCGATGGTCCGCCGCACCCTCACCGACCTCGGCCCGAAGGTGCTCGCCGACCGCATGGTCCGCGAGTACGTCGAGCGGCTGTACGTCCCCGCCGCCGCCGCCCGCCGGGCGCTCACCCCGGACCGGGCGCGGGAGCTCGCGGCCTGGAAGGCGCGGGTCCGGGAGGCCTGGCCCAAGGTGACCGTCGACCACGTCGAGGTCGGCGACGACCTCGCGGACGACCTCGCCGACGCGGAGCTCGGCGCGACCCCGGTCGTCCGGGTCCGGGTCGCCCTCGGCGCCCTCGCCCCCGACGACGTCGAGGTGCAGGCCGTCACCGGCCGGGTCGACGCCGACGACACCCTCACCGACACCCGTACCGTCCCGCTGAAGCCGGCCGGAGGCCCGGACCTGGAGGGCCGGCAGCCGTACGCGGGCACCCTGGCCCTCGACCGCACCGGCTCCTTCGGCTGCACGGTACGGGTGCGCCCCTCCCACCCGCTCCTCGCCCACCCGGCGGAACTGGGCCTGGTGGCCGTGCCGGAGGAGACGACGGGGGAGGGGGCGGGGGTCCTGCTCCGGTAG
- a CDS encoding sensor histidine kinase — MREAPREPFRERLFDLILWLLLCVPVLLKSDPNDGGSWTRVAVGVTVLAGCVAVSRRWPLVSLAAAVAASLPATLELFTPSYSLALVAFGYLAGRRQEHTRAALWLFGAIAAAGLVLTWVTRTSLGQWFTLLLALALAVVAPWLIGRYVRQYDRLVRSGWQLADRMEREQAAVADRERLRERSRIAGDMHDSLGHDLALIAIRAGALEVSPDLGPDQQLAAGELRRAAADATARLRDIIGVLREEDEAAPTSPAGETVEELAARARASGLTVTLTTTPVPTLPGMSGLALHRIVQEGLTNAAKHAPGAAVSIAVAPEDDEAATVRVEVVSGPGTGGPSLGSGSGGTGLVGLGERVRLAGGTLGHRATEDGGFALTAVLPRRAPAPLPAAPTSARELDLARREVRKGLARAIWIPLALLAALGALMLGVAAWTQAQSYLEPDDYARIRIGQTPAQLDESIDDWPEHPLDSAPQVAPPEPRGMDECRYYRSTMLAAVPVYRLCFVAGHLADKAEVP, encoded by the coding sequence ATGCGTGAGGCGCCGCGCGAGCCGTTCCGCGAGCGTCTCTTCGACCTCATCCTGTGGCTGCTGCTCTGCGTGCCCGTGCTGCTGAAGTCGGACCCGAACGACGGCGGCAGCTGGACCCGGGTCGCGGTGGGCGTGACGGTCCTCGCGGGCTGCGTCGCGGTGAGCCGGAGGTGGCCGCTGGTGTCGCTCGCGGCCGCGGTCGCGGCGAGCCTGCCGGCCACCCTGGAGCTGTTCACCCCCTCGTACAGCCTGGCGCTGGTCGCCTTCGGGTACCTGGCGGGGCGGCGCCAGGAGCACACCCGGGCGGCGCTCTGGCTGTTCGGCGCGATCGCGGCCGCCGGGCTCGTCCTCACCTGGGTCACCCGAACCTCGCTCGGCCAGTGGTTCACGCTGCTGCTCGCGCTCGCCCTCGCCGTCGTCGCGCCCTGGCTGATCGGCCGGTACGTGCGCCAGTACGACCGTCTCGTGCGGAGCGGCTGGCAGCTGGCGGACCGGATGGAGCGCGAGCAGGCGGCGGTGGCCGACCGGGAGCGGCTGCGGGAGCGGTCCCGGATCGCGGGTGACATGCACGACTCGCTCGGCCACGACCTGGCCCTGATCGCGATCCGCGCGGGCGCCCTGGAGGTCTCCCCGGACCTGGGCCCGGACCAGCAGCTGGCGGCGGGCGAGCTGCGCCGCGCAGCGGCGGACGCGACGGCCCGGCTGCGGGACATCATCGGCGTCCTGCGCGAGGAGGACGAGGCGGCGCCGACGAGCCCGGCCGGCGAGACGGTCGAGGAACTGGCGGCCCGCGCCCGCGCGTCGGGGCTCACGGTCACCCTCACCACGACACCCGTGCCGACGCTGCCGGGGATGTCGGGGCTCGCCCTGCACCGGATCGTGCAGGAAGGCCTCACCAACGCGGCCAAGCACGCGCCCGGCGCGGCGGTCTCGATCGCCGTCGCCCCGGAGGACGACGAGGCGGCCACGGTGCGGGTCGAGGTGGTCAGCGGCCCCGGCACGGGCGGGCCCTCCCTCGGCTCCGGCTCCGGCGGCACCGGCCTCGTCGGCCTCGGCGAGCGCGTCCGCCTGGCCGGCGGCACCCTCGGCCACCGTGCCACCGAGGACGGCGGCTTCGCCCTGACCGCCGTGCTGCCCCGCAGGGCCCCCGCGCCGCTGCCCGCCGCTCCCACCTCGGCCCGGGAGCTGGACCTGGCGCGCCGCGAGGTCCGCAAGGGCCTGGCACGGGCGATCTGGATCCCGCTCGCGCTCCTCGCCGCGCTCGGCGCGCTGATGCTGGGGGTCGCCGCCTGGACGCAGGCCCAGTCGTACCTGGAGCCGGACGACTACGCGCGGATCCGGATCGGCCAGACGCCCGCGCAGCTCGACGAGAGCATCGACGACTGGCCCGAGCACCCGCTGGACAGCGCACCGCAGGTGGCTCCGCCGGAGCCGCGCGGGATGGACGAGTGCCGGTACTACCGCTCGACGATGCTGGCCGCCGTGCCGGTGTACCGGCTGTGCTTCGTCGCCGGGCACCTCGCCGACAAGGCCGAGGTGCCCTAG
- a CDS encoding response regulator transcription factor: protein MIKVLLADDETMIRAGVRAILATDPGIEVVAEAGDGHEAVELAREHRPDVVLLDIRMPRLDGLGAAEELRRAVPGAAVVMLTTFSEDAYIARALGSGVSGFLLKSGDPRELIAGVRAVAGGGAALSPTVARRVIDTLGGERLTRAASARARLDRLTGREREVVGLLGAGLSNQEIADRMYVVEGTVKAHVSAVLGRLGLRNRVQLAILAYEAGLVTDA from the coding sequence ATGATCAAGGTGCTGCTGGCCGACGACGAGACGATGATCAGGGCCGGAGTGCGGGCCATCCTCGCCACCGACCCCGGGATCGAGGTGGTCGCCGAGGCGGGCGACGGTCACGAGGCCGTCGAACTCGCCCGCGAGCACCGCCCCGACGTCGTCCTCCTGGACATCCGGATGCCCCGGCTCGACGGACTCGGCGCGGCCGAGGAGCTGCGCCGGGCCGTCCCGGGCGCGGCCGTCGTCATGCTCACCACCTTCTCCGAGGACGCGTACATCGCGCGCGCCCTCGGCAGCGGCGTCAGCGGCTTCCTGCTCAAGTCCGGGGACCCGCGCGAACTGATCGCCGGGGTCAGGGCCGTGGCCGGCGGCGGTGCCGCTCTCTCCCCCACCGTCGCCCGCCGGGTCATCGACACCCTCGGCGGCGAGCGCCTCACCCGCGCGGCCTCGGCGCGCGCCCGCCTCGACCGGCTCACCGGCCGGGAGCGGGAGGTCGTCGGCCTGCTCGGCGCCGGACTCTCCAACCAGGAGATCGCGGACCGCATGTACGTCGTCGAGGGCACCGTCAAGGCCCATGTGAGCGCCGTCCTCGGCAGGCTGGGGCTGCGCAACCGGGTCCAGCTCGCGATCCTGGCGTACGAGGCCGGCCTGGTGACCGATGCGTGA
- a CDS encoding M4 family metallopeptidase, whose amino-acid sequence MRSTPSRRATATGALIAAAAMLAVSVQTGAATAADAPWSIAPKAQQGTSANPGKLPADLTPAERTALIKAADADKAAKAKELGLGAQEKLVVRDVVQDRDGTTHTRYERTYAGLPVLGGDLIVAETKAGATTGVTKSTRAELKNISTSAAVAPAAAEKQAVGLAQADGSAKAKADRAPRKVVWAANGTPVLAYETVVGGLQHDGTPNELHVVTDAKTGAKLFEWQAIETGVGNTMYSGQVTLGTAPSYTLTDTGRGGHKTYNLNGGTSGTGTLFSNTTDTWGNGLPANKETAGADAHYGAALTWDYYKNVHGRTGIRGDGVGAYSRVHYGNAYVNAFWSDSCFCMTYGDGSGNTKPLTSIDVAAHEMTHGVTSNTAGLVYSGESGGLNEATSDIFAAAVEFYANNAQDKGDYLVGEKIDIRGNGTPLRYMDKPSKDGSSKDAWYSGLGGIDVHYSSGPANHWYYLLSEGSGAKTVNGVNYDSPTSDGLPVTGIGRDKASLIWFKALTTKFSSNTNYAGARTGTVAVATELYGAGSPEVLAVENAWAAIAVGSRPGGGEPQPGKVFENTADVSIPDNGAAVTSTVNVTGVTGNAPSTLKVDVNIVHTYRGDLIVDLVAPDGSVYSLSNRSGGSADNIVQTFTVNASSEVANGAWKLRVQDKAAVDTGYINSFKLTFP is encoded by the coding sequence GTGAGATCCACGCCCAGCCGTCGCGCCACCGCGACCGGCGCTCTGATCGCTGCCGCCGCCATGCTCGCCGTGAGCGTCCAGACGGGTGCCGCCACCGCGGCGGACGCCCCCTGGAGCATCGCCCCGAAGGCCCAGCAGGGCACCTCGGCGAACCCCGGCAAGCTCCCGGCCGACCTCACCCCCGCCGAGCGCACCGCGCTCATCAAGGCGGCCGACGCCGACAAGGCCGCCAAGGCCAAGGAGCTCGGCCTCGGCGCCCAGGAGAAGCTGGTCGTCCGTGACGTCGTGCAGGACCGCGACGGCACGACCCACACGCGCTACGAGCGCACCTACGCCGGACTGCCCGTCCTGGGCGGCGACCTGATCGTCGCCGAGACCAAGGCCGGCGCGACCACCGGTGTCACCAAGTCGACCCGCGCGGAGCTCAAGAACATCTCCACCTCCGCCGCCGTGGCCCCGGCCGCCGCCGAGAAGCAGGCCGTCGGCCTCGCCCAGGCGGACGGCTCGGCCAAGGCCAAGGCCGACCGCGCCCCGCGCAAGGTCGTCTGGGCCGCCAACGGCACCCCCGTCCTCGCGTACGAGACCGTCGTCGGCGGCCTCCAGCACGACGGCACCCCGAACGAGCTGCACGTCGTGACGGACGCGAAGACCGGCGCGAAGCTCTTCGAGTGGCAGGCCATCGAGACCGGCGTCGGCAACACGATGTACAGCGGCCAGGTCACCCTCGGCACCGCCCCGTCGTACACCCTGACGGACACGGGCCGCGGCGGCCACAAGACGTACAACCTCAACGGCGGTACGTCCGGCACCGGCACGCTGTTCAGCAACACCACCGACACCTGGGGCAACGGTCTCCCCGCCAACAAGGAGACCGCCGGCGCCGACGCGCACTACGGTGCCGCGCTCACCTGGGACTACTACAAGAACGTGCACGGCCGCACCGGCATCCGCGGTGACGGCGTCGGCGCGTACTCCCGCGTCCACTACGGCAACGCGTACGTCAACGCGTTCTGGTCCGACTCCTGCTTCTGCATGACCTACGGTGACGGCTCCGGCAACACCAAGCCGCTGACCTCCATCGACGTGGCCGCGCACGAGATGACGCACGGCGTCACCTCCAACACCGCGGGCCTGGTCTACAGCGGCGAGTCCGGCGGCCTCAACGAGGCCACCTCGGACATCTTCGCGGCGGCCGTCGAGTTCTACGCCAACAACGCCCAGGACAAGGGCGACTACCTCGTCGGCGAGAAGATCGACATCCGCGGCAACGGCACCCCGCTGCGCTACATGGACAAGCCGAGCAAGGACGGCTCGTCCAAGGACGCGTGGTACTCGGGCCTCGGCGGCATCGACGTCCACTACTCCTCGGGCCCGGCGAACCACTGGTACTACCTGCTCTCCGAGGGCAGCGGTGCCAAGACGGTCAACGGCGTGAACTACGACTCGCCTACCTCCGACGGCCTGCCCGTCACCGGCATCGGCCGGGACAAGGCCTCGCTGATCTGGTTCAAGGCGCTCACCACCAAGTTCAGCTCGAACACCAACTACGCCGGGGCCCGCACGGGCACCGTCGCGGTGGCCACCGAGCTGTACGGCGCCGGCAGCCCCGAGGTGCTCGCGGTCGAGAACGCCTGGGCCGCCATCGCCGTCGGTTCCCGCCCGGGCGGCGGCGAGCCGCAGCCGGGCAAGGTCTTCGAGAACACCGCCGACGTGTCCATCCCGGACAACGGCGCCGCGGTGACCTCGACGGTCAACGTCACGGGTGTCACGGGCAACGCGCCCTCCACCCTCAAGGTGGACGTGAACATCGTCCACACCTACCGCGGTGACCTGATCGTCGACCTCGTCGCCCCGGACGGCTCGGTCTACAGCCTGTCCAACCGGTCGGGCGGCAGCGCCGACAACATCGTCCAGACCTTCACCGTGAACGCCTCCTCCGAGGTCGCCAACGGTGCCTGGAAGCTCCGTGTCCAGGACAAGGCCGCGGTCGACACCGGCTACATCAACAGCTTCAAGCTCACCTTCCCGTAA
- a CDS encoding TetR/AcrR family transcriptional regulator C-terminal domain-containing protein, giving the protein MTTQPPYLAIAAELRRRVQVGELGPGDRLPSTRAITREWGVAMATATKALAVLRQEGLVRPEPGVGTVVVPSAKGARTAGDARTASPLARGEIVAAALGLADAEGLPALTMRRVATVLGVSTMALYRHVPGKPELVRLMTDAACGEVPLGPVPGHWRTALEQGARWLRDVYARHPWLAHAMASYTRPVATPNAMAYTEWVLRALRSTPLSPAQKLHTHLAIFAYVQGLSMADDLEAQARQDSGISDSEWMEQNEPRFDAIQSGRTYPELAAMTSDGGFGLDLRTLFEFGLARTLDGIAALIDETSA; this is encoded by the coding sequence ATGACGACGCAACCGCCCTACCTCGCGATCGCCGCCGAGCTCCGTCGCCGCGTGCAGGTGGGCGAGTTGGGCCCCGGGGACAGGCTTCCGTCGACGCGGGCGATCACCCGCGAGTGGGGCGTGGCCATGGCGACGGCCACGAAGGCGCTCGCGGTCCTGCGTCAGGAGGGCCTGGTCCGGCCGGAGCCGGGGGTGGGCACGGTGGTCGTGCCCTCCGCGAAGGGTGCCCGGACGGCGGGCGACGCGCGGACGGCGTCGCCCCTCGCGCGGGGGGAGATCGTCGCCGCGGCCCTGGGACTCGCCGACGCGGAGGGGCTGCCCGCCCTGACGATGCGCAGGGTGGCGACGGTGCTGGGCGTGTCGACGATGGCCCTCTACCGGCATGTCCCGGGCAAGCCGGAGCTGGTCCGGCTGATGACGGACGCGGCCTGCGGGGAGGTCCCGCTCGGTCCGGTGCCGGGGCACTGGCGGACGGCCCTGGAGCAGGGGGCGCGCTGGCTGCGTGACGTGTACGCCAGGCACCCGTGGCTGGCGCACGCGATGGCCTCGTACACGCGGCCGGTGGCGACGCCGAACGCGATGGCGTACACGGAGTGGGTGCTGCGGGCGCTGAGGAGCACGCCGCTCTCCCCGGCCCAGAAGCTCCACACCCATCTGGCGATCTTCGCGTACGTCCAGGGGCTGTCGATGGCGGACGATCTGGAGGCGCAGGCGCGACAGGATTCAGGCATCTCCGACAGCGAGTGGATGGAACAGAACGAGCCACGCTTCGACGCGATCCAATCGGGTCGCACGTACCCGGAGTTGGCCGCGATGACAAGCGACGGCGGGTTCGGTCTCGATCTGCGGACGCTCTTCGAATTCGGGCTCGCGCGAACATTGGACGGCATCGCGGCCTTGATCGACGAAACGTCCGCTTAA
- a CDS encoding MFS transporter, translated as MTLTAQPEPATGPAPAGRREWTALGVLMLPLLLVSMDVSVLYFAIPSISADLRPGATGQLWILDIYGFVLAGLLVTMGALGDRIGRRKVLLGGAALFGVASVAAAYAQSPGALIGARALLGIAGACLMPATLALIRVLFADPAQRAKAVTLWTSVMASGIALGPVVSGALVEHFWWGSVFLVNLPAMALLLVLGPLLLPESKGAAAGRFDVLSAALSLGALLPLIHGVKELAEDGWALLPAGAVCVGLLVGLVFVRRQTRLAHPMVDLALLRNRAYGGSVLANLLAMAATVGFAVFLTQYLQSVLGQSPFEAALWSLVPTAGVLAAAPTAAALARNTDRAHVMAGGFLLAAAGFAWLAGIDRTTPLWVVIVASAVYAGGLVSAMTLANELALGAAPPERAGSAAAVLESGAELGGALGMALLGALGAAVYTGAMPAAAPAAARETLGGALAAGPAVLDAARTAFVDAMGTVAVGAAALMVASAALSLVLLRRARS; from the coding sequence ATGACACTCACCGCCCAGCCCGAGCCCGCCACCGGTCCCGCTCCCGCCGGCCGCCGCGAATGGACGGCCCTCGGCGTCCTCATGCTGCCGCTCCTCCTCGTCTCCATGGACGTCTCCGTCCTCTACTTCGCCATCCCCTCCATCAGTGCCGACCTCCGGCCGGGAGCCACCGGACAGCTCTGGATCCTCGACATCTACGGCTTCGTCCTCGCCGGGCTCCTCGTCACCATGGGCGCGCTCGGAGACCGCATCGGACGCCGCAAGGTCCTGCTCGGCGGCGCGGCGCTGTTCGGCGTCGCCTCCGTCGCCGCCGCCTACGCGCAGAGTCCCGGCGCCCTGATCGGAGCCCGCGCGCTCCTCGGTATCGCGGGCGCCTGTCTCATGCCCGCCACGCTCGCCCTGATCCGGGTCCTCTTCGCCGACCCCGCGCAGCGCGCGAAGGCCGTCACCCTGTGGACCTCCGTGATGGCCAGCGGCATCGCCCTCGGGCCCGTCGTCAGCGGCGCGCTCGTCGAGCACTTCTGGTGGGGATCCGTCTTCCTCGTCAACCTGCCGGCCATGGCCCTGCTGCTCGTCCTGGGGCCGCTGCTGCTGCCCGAGTCCAAGGGGGCCGCCGCCGGACGGTTCGACGTCCTCAGCGCGGCCCTCTCGCTCGGCGCGCTGCTGCCGCTCATCCACGGCGTCAAGGAACTGGCCGAGGACGGCTGGGCGCTGCTCCCGGCGGGTGCCGTGTGCGTGGGGCTGCTCGTCGGCCTCGTCTTCGTCCGCCGCCAGACACGGCTCGCCCATCCCATGGTCGACCTCGCGCTGCTCCGGAACCGGGCCTACGGCGGCTCCGTCCTCGCCAACCTGCTCGCGATGGCGGCTACGGTCGGCTTCGCCGTCTTCCTCACCCAGTACCTGCAGTCCGTCCTGGGCCAGAGCCCCTTCGAGGCCGCGCTCTGGAGCCTCGTGCCGACCGCGGGCGTCCTGGCCGCCGCGCCCACGGCCGCGGCACTGGCCCGGAACACCGACCGGGCCCATGTGATGGCCGGAGGATTCCTCCTGGCCGCCGCCGGCTTCGCCTGGCTGGCCGGCATCGACCGCACCACACCCCTGTGGGTCGTCATCGTGGCGAGCGCCGTCTACGCCGGCGGGCTCGTCTCCGCGATGACCCTCGCCAACGAACTGGCCCTCGGCGCCGCACCGCCCGAGCGGGCCGGCTCCGCCGCCGCCGTCCTGGAGTCGGGAGCCGAACTGGGCGGAGCCCTCGGCATGGCGCTCCTGGGCGCCCTGGGAGCGGCGGTCTACACCGGCGCGATGCCCGCGGCCGCTCCGGCCGCGGCCCGCGAGACCCTGGGCGGTGCGCTGGCCGCCGGCCCCGCGGTGCTGGACGCCGCGCGGACCGCGTTCGTCGACGCGATGGGAACGGTCGCCGTGGGGGCGGCGGCCCTGATGGTGGCCTCGGCCGCGCTGTCCCTCGTTCTGCTGCGCAGGGCACGATCCTGA